DNA from Evansella sp. LMS18:
CATTCACATAAGTTATGGTGCCTTTCCTGTCAGTAATAGCTACAATAGAAGATTCGTCGAGAGCATGTTTGATAGCCTGTAACTCTTTATTGGATTTAGCTAACTTATTAAGCGTCAGTTTTAACGTTCCTTCAGTTTCCTTATTATTCGTTATATCTTTTTGGATAGATATATATTTGCAGATTTCTCCGTTTTCATCTTCAAATGGAATGATTGTAGTGTGCACCCAGTAGTATGTTCCATCTTTTGCTTTGTTCTTGATCTCTCCTTCCCATACTTTTCCCCGCCTGACAATTTTCCACAGATTGCTGAAAAATTTGCGGGAGTGGAAATCCGAATTTAATATACTGTATTTTTCCCCTGTGATTTCATCTCGTCTGTATTTTGAAATTTCACAAAATCGGTCGTTTACATAGGTTATTTTCCCTGCAGGGTCGCAGACAGACACAACATTTGTCAGATCCATCGCAAAAAGCATTTCACTGCCGAGTTTATCAATCGTCATCAATTTATCCAACTGTGCCATTCACCTCCGAAAAAATTCAGCTATTTGAATGAATTTGATATATAGACTTTGCATAAAAAAAGACGAACATTATTTTTCGATTGCAGCGTAAGACGGCGACTCTGACGGGAAAGGCGCGAGCTGAAAATCCATTTTAGACGGCGTTCAGCCGGAAAAAATTAGTTGAAGCCGTGCCCGCAGAACGCGTCCGTCAGTAGCGTAAATCGAACAACAAAGTAACATTTGAAGATAATGTTCTTATTAATGATGGTAATTTTGAATTATGAAATTGATTCATTTACTAAACGATTTAAGTTTTACAAATTTTGCCAGAAAAGTTTTTGCCATGATATAATAAAAGAAATTTATTCTTCCAGGAGGTCATATGATGAAACTTCCTGCCTGCTGGTGCTGCCAGTACAAATTTGCGTGGAAAGAGCTGTTATTTTTCCTGGGGCCCAAAAAATGCCCGGTCTGTAAAGAAAAACAATTTGTAACTGCAAAGAAAAGGCTCCAGGCAGCATGGTCCAGCCCTGTTACAGTTATTCTCATGTTTATATTCCTGCATCTTTTTTCTTTCCCTACAGCGATTTTGCTTGGAGTATTCGTTCTGATAATAGGCATTACCCTGAGTCCTTTTTGTTATGAATTTACAAATGAGCAGGAGCCATTGTTTTAGGGGATGAATTTTAGAGGGGAACCCTTTCTTTGCTGCAAGGTATCAGCTGTAAATAATACGGGCAGCCTGCTCCATTATATCGTTAATAATCTCCTTAGCCGATTGTTCTTCCTTTATCATTCTTATCCCCTGCCCGGACCAGAGCGATAAATATTCTTTGTTCCCCTGCTTTTTTGCGGCTTTTCGAATTTCACCTGTTACATTATTTTGTCCAGGATATTTTAACGGTTTGATATTTTGCCCAGAATGCAGTTCTGTGAATTCATTTTTCACTGCTCTTGCCGGTCTGCCGGAAAAACTTTTTGTAATAGTCGTACTGTCTTCGTCTGCTTCAAGAAGTGCTTGTTTATACGCCTCGTCTGTTCCGCTTTCCGCCGCATGTAAAAACCTTGTGCCTAACTGTACCCCTGCTGCTCCTAATACCATGGAAGCGGCAAGGCCTCTTCCGTCCATAATCCCTCCTGCCGCAACTACAGGCAGCTCCACTGCATCAGCAACCTGAGGAACCAGTGACATCGTACCTACGAGAGAACCATCAGTATCTGAAACCTGGAAAGTACCCCTGTGTCCTCCAGCGTCACTTCCTTGTGCCACTATTATATCTGCCCCTGCTTTTGCAGCTTGTATCGCTTCGTTAACATTCGTTACCATTGTTATAACCTTTTGCTTATTATGTTTGGCAACAGTAAATTCTTCCTGAGAAAGAAGCCCAAAAGTCGTCGAAAGTACAGGTATTTCTTCTTCCAGAAGTACTTGAAATTGTTTCTTCGAATAATCAGCAGACCCAAAATCCCCGATGCCTGGACGGATTCCAAGAGCTTCGTAAACAGAGGCATATTTTTCCTGGACTTCCGCTGTTCTGCTGTCCGAATCCGCTAACTCCGCTTTGAAAATATTAACGGCGAAAGGCCTCTCTGTCAGTTTCTTTATTTTTCTTATCTCCACTCTCGTAGCTTCTGGTGTCAGATAGCCCGCGGCGAGGACTCCTAGCCCCCCAGCATTCGAAACAGCAGCAACCAGCTCCGGAGTTGTGATACCACCAGCCATGGGAGCCTGAATGATGGGGTATTTAATCTCTAGTTCCTTGCAAAGTTCTGTATAAAGATTCATTATGAGAATACTCCTTTTATATGGTGTTGATTTCTAAATCAGATAAGAAATTTGTAGTTTTTATACATAAAAATGTCTCCATTCCCATGAATGGGCTTAAGAGAGTGTCTATTGAAATTCCATTAGTGCACCTTCCCTATCTTCTTGCTTCATTCTAAAAATCCCTTTCTTTTTTAAAAATTCAAATACTTTTTTCTGAATATAGTAAAAAAAGCACCCCGCAATATGCGGAATGCTAATGGATATTGTTAATTCTCTTCGACGAGTTTCACCAATGCTTCATAAGGCTGAGCGCCCATGACCCCACGGTTTCCAGAGACGAAACAAGGAACTGCTGTGATGCCAATCTGCTGTGCTTCTTCATGATCAGCCAGCACCTCTTGTTCATACTCTCTTGATTCCAGCGCCTGCCGGAAATCCTCTTCATCAAGGCCCAAATCTGATGCAATTTGTGCCAGTGTATCAATATCATTAATATTTTTATTCTGCTGGAACTGAGCTTTAAAAACCGCCTCATGATATTCATGCGCACGGCCGTTCTTCTCAGCAAACTTAGCTCCTTCAAGTGCACGTCTGGAATGTTTACTCTTGTCATTCCAGTGCATTTCAAGACCATATTGCTCAGCCATCATCTGAACGTTTTTCTTCGCCTGTTCATAATACCCATCCGGCATCTTCGGCGGTTCCATCCCTTCCGGACGAAGTTCAAACGCCTTCCATTCTACCTCTGCGTTTTTTTCCTTAACCAACTGGTTAAGCGGGACTGTCCCGATAAAACAAAACGGTCAAAGGAAGTCGCTGTATATGATGATTTTTTTCCTTTCTTCACTCATCTCGGCACCTCTTCTAATCCCCTCCACATCCGGGGAAATTATTTTACTTTAATGACAATTTTGCCTCTTGCGTGGTGGGTTTCGCTCAATTCATGGGCATCCTGGACGCCTGCTTCACTGAATTCAAAGGTACTTCCCACTATTGGCTGAAGCTGGCCTTTATTGTATAACTCAGCAAGCTCTTCCAGCTGTGCCCCGTTTTCCTGAAGCCAGTGAAAACCTGCAGTTACGCCAGATTTTTTCGCTTCTTCTTTATCAGGAGGATTGACTATAGAAATTAATTTAGCATCTTTCTTTAAAACTTCATAACTTTTTGATTGTATCTCTCCTCCGAGGGAATCGAGAACAAAATCAAAATCTTGTAATATTTCATTGAAATTCTCGTTTTGGTAATTAATAACCTGATCCGCCCCAAGGGACCGTACAAATTCTTCATTCTTCCCGCTCGCTGTTGTGGCAACGTAAGCACCAAGGCTCCTTGCGATTTGAAGGGCGTAAATACCGACGCCGCCTGCGCCAGCGTGAACAAGCACCTTATCTCCTTCCTGTACTTTTCCCAGGTCAACAAGGCACTGATAAGCAGTCAATCCGGCAAGAGGAATTGCCGATGCTTCTTCAAAGCTCATTTTTTCAGGCATTTTTGCCAGCTTGTCCACATCCACTGCAGTAAATTCCGCGTAAGTTCCGTTTTTTGTTGTTGCCGGCCTTGTAAAAACACGGTCCCCTGTTTTAAATTCCGATACATTCGAGCCTGTTTCTGCTACAACGCCTGCCGCATCCCATCCGAGGATAATCGGAAATTCAAAAGGAAACATCTCCTTTAAGTATCCTTCCCGCATCTTCCAGTCGATAGGATTTACAGAGGTAGCATGAATTTCCAGAAGTACCTGGTCTTCCCCTATTTGTGGTTTTTCAACATTCCGCTCTTTCAGCTGTTCTCTTCCGCCATAATTATCAATGACTATCGCTTTCATAGTTGCCTCCTAAAAAAGATAAAATTATATATCTCTTACTGCTTCTCCTATCGGCTGGTCGCCGGAAACGAGATCGAACCCTTTATTGAAGGTATTTCTCGCATCAAGGGTATAAAAGATAGTTTCTGCAACATCTTCCCGTGGAATTGATGCCCGTTCCAGGTTTTCCCCTGCCATGATTGTTCCTTCCCCCTTATCGTTCGTAAGCCCTCCAGGCCGGACGATTGTATAGGTAAGTCTGCTCAGTTCAAGCATCCTGTCTGCATAATGTTTCGCAGCAAAATATGGTTTTATCTGATCGCTCCAGTTTTCCCGGTTGTGTGCCTGGATTGCGCTGACCTGAACATAACGCATTACTCCAGCCCTTTCTGCCGCTTCTATAGTTTTTCCGGCACCGTCAAGATCAATGAGTAATGTTTTGTCAGGGCCTGTATGTCCTCCGGATCCTGCAGTGAATACCACTGCATCACAGCCTTCAGCGGCGTTGGCGATGTCTTCCACACTTCCTTCAAGATCCGCCAGCGCTGTTTCTACACCCTGGTTTTTAAACTCTTCTGCCTGTTCTTCTTTTCTGACCATCGCGCGCACTGTATGTTTTTCACTTTCCTGTAATAACGTTACCAGGTGTCTGCCAATCTGCCCGTTTGCACCAACAACTAATACTTTCATATGATCAGACTCCTTTTCCTTTTAGTTTGGGTTGTATTATGACACTGTCATTATTCCTTAGCAAACAATTTGTTTGCCATATATTTTACTGAGATAATATTCCCTTTTTGAGTGTAATCAATCGTCTATATCACTAAAAATAAAAGCACACTTAGTTTCAGGAAAAACTAAGTGTGCTAAGGGAGCAGAATTTATTTTTTCTTATTCATCATCTTTGTTATTGTATCCATGTTTATTTTACCAGGGTCGCTTATAATTGCTTTTACAAGCTCATCCTCTTTTTTCTTCGGGACAGGTTTATTGGCTATCTGTCCGACTTTCCGGATGATCTCCCTAACAGTCTTCTCATCTTTAAAGTTTGCCCCCTTAATAGAGTCTGCCAGTTTAAAGATTTCAGCCATATTCACACCTGATTTTTTCTCTATATTTTTAAAGACTTTATCAAAACCCATACTTAACCTCCTTTCAGCCGCTGGTTATACTCAATTAAGCCTTCTTCCTGTACTGGCTCAGAAAACTAAGCATTTAGGACGACTTATAATAGATGTATGCGGCTGAAAGTTAATTGGCTGGGTACGAGTCCCGTAAAAATCAACTTTAAATATACAAAGTCTATATATGAAATTCATTCATAGTTTAAAAAAATCCCTTCTGCGAATTGCACAGAAGGGATGACATGTTAATTTTTCCTGTTAAGCTCTTATCCAGTAAGCAGCATCCTGATCTCCTGGAGATGGAGGGAACTGATCACCTTCCTGGAGGGAGATTTCTTCAATGACTCCGCTTGGCGAACCTCCATTAACTAATTTGTCTACTTATATTTTCCTGTTTCAGGAGCTTTTTCACCAGTTTTGAATTTATCTTTCGCCATGGCTATCTTCCTCCTTTTGTGGATTTAATGTTGAAATACCACATTCGAATGAAGAAAAAACCTCCCAAGGAAAAAATGCGCCATAAGGATTAACAGACAGCCCCTGTCAGTCGCCCCCTGCATCTTCCTTATACTTTAAATTCAAACTGGAAAACCCTTCGGGATGTCCGAAACCATCCTGCCTCACTTCCCCATTACGGCCAACGAAATAATAGTACGTTACCTCTGCTTCGTCTGAGAAGGAAACATTTAAGTAGTAAGGGTTAATGTGTGCCATTTCAACATTTCTGTGGTCTATGTTCGTTATTTCCCATTTTGCCTCCGGATATTTTTCGACCAGATACTCTTCCAGCAGCTCTGTCCTTTCCGATATTTGATAATCGACCCAGTATGGTCTTCCAATAAAGAAGACCAATACTGCCGCAACAGTGAAAAATGTGGCCAGTACACCAGTTTTTCTCCACTTTCCGTTTAAAAAGAAAGTAATGAGCAACGGGATAGAAATAATAACAGCAGCCAGCAAAAGTTCATAATACAGGGTTGGTCGCATCGGAAGCCCCCTCAGGAAAATAAAAATACAACGTTCATGATTCTTTCACCTGTAAACCTGAAGCTGCTGCCCCTTTGTCTGACTTAATTTTAAGGTGCAAAAGCATACATCCCACACTGCCGGTCATACAGACAGCTGCTGATAAATAAAATGCTGTTGTAAAATTATAGTAATCTACTAAAACACCGGTAACCATCGGGGATATCCACTGCCCAATTCCAAAAAATAAGGTAATGAATCCGATAGCCATAGAAGTTTTTCTGGCAGCTGTTAAATCACTTACAGCGGCAACCATTATCGTTGGCACAGCCCATAATGTCAGCGAGTAGAGGATTGTCTCCAGTAACAGGAAAAAAGGCTGAGTAGTAACAGTGAATGCTATCAGCAGGCACGTCTGAATGAAATAGATGATAAACAAAGTCAGCATTCGCCCGATTTTATCAGAAAGTGCTCCCCATAAAAAACCACTGGCAATACTGGCGATACCAGCAGTGGCGAAAATCTGCCCTGCGAGCGTTGGTTCAAGTGCCACACTTGTTATAAGAAAATCAACAAAGAAAGTAGAAAAAATCAGATATGAAAATCCCCAGGTAAAATATGTTATTCCAATAAAGTAAATAAGTTTGCTGCTATAAACATTTTCAATCAATGGAGACCGAGGCTGAGCAACCTTTTTTTCCCCTCCGGTCGCAGGATCCCTTTCCGCCCCAATTGGCTTCAGGCCAATCTCATGTGGTTCATCCACCATAAAGAAATGGTTAATGATAATGATCAGCACGACGAGCACAGCGAGAATACCCCAGCTGATTCGCCAGCCTCCTGTATTGATCATCATGAGCATTGGCACTAAAAATCCGCTGATTAACATCCCAAAGCTTGAACCAGAGTTTGTCACACCGAGCGCAAAACCTCTGTATTTAATGCTGAACCACTTACCAACTACACTTAAGGATGCTACATTCCCCGTCCCACAGCCCAGCCCAATGACCAGGAAAGCCAAAAATGCAGTGAAAAAGTGGTTAACTATCGCACTGGCACCCATTCCTCCTGCACAAATAATCAGGGATACTAAAATGACTTTTTTAGTCGGAAATCGATTAGTTAAAAAACCAACAGAAATTGCTCCTGTCAAATACCCAAGAAACACAGCAGATGCAATAATTCCCGCTTCTGTGTAGCTGAGTGAGAGTCCCTCTCTCATAAACGGAAGGATTGCCCCCAGGGAAAAGCGCCCCAGACCTAAGCATGCAAATAAGTTTAAAACAGTAATTCCTAAAATAAGCCAGCCGCGATGAAACTGAAACCCTTTCATGATTATTTACCCCTTTGGTTCATAATGAATGAGAGACCGGAGTTAATTCTTGTTGACCTCAATTTCTTTTGTGTAAAAAATAAGCATACTATATGCCAAATTCGAAATATTTATTTATAGCTTAGAAAGCTAAAATTCCTGCTTCGTCCTGTAAACCATCCCTTCCGCTAAGGCAACCAGATCATCCGTTTCGTTACGAACTTCCATTCTGTAGAGGCCAAGTTTATTTGAACGATTATCCTCTGTAGCAATCGCTCTCAGCCGGTCACCAACTGCACCTGCCTTTAAATAATGGATGGTTACAGTAATTCCGACAGCTGTCGTCCCATAGGAGTTACTTGCACAGGCAAACGCCACGTCCGCCAGGGAAAAAATGGCGCCCCCATTAGCAGAACCATGGAAATTTGTCATATCTCCAGTTACTTTCATCGTTACCTCTGCGTATCCATTATCAACTTTCTCTATGTTTATTCCGAGCCACTCCGCATATTTATCCCTCTTAAAATGTTCTAAAATTTTTTCATCCACCAGGACACCCTCCCTGAATTTTTATAACAAATTCGTATGCACCCGTTTAATAAACGTAATGTATCATAATATTCTCAATTTTTCAATTAGTTTTCTTGGTATGCATGCTGGCAATGGAGTAATCCTTATGTAACGCCGCTCACCAATATAAGAACAGAAAAAATAATGCTGATTAAAAAATTCCAACCTTATTTCATATAGATTATGGTATTATAATCGTATATTATCAGTAATTTCAGAATTATTAGTTGACAACGCCAGCCCACAAGTATTACCCTTTGTATATCGATAAATTGTATGTTCGTTTTTATTTCGTATCATAATCTGACTAATTAAATTATTTTATTGTAAATAAACAAGGGAGGAATCAACATGCTTTTTTACGATGAGATTGAGACGGCTTCCCGGGCTGAAATCCAGGAGATTCAGCTGAACCGTCTGAAGAAAACAGTAAATCATGTATTCGGGAATGTGCCTTTTTATCAGGAGAAATTTGTTCAGTCCAGTGTGTCGCCTGACGAAATAACTTCTTTGGAAGATATCAGGAAACTTCCCTTCACGAAGAAAGCAGATTTAAGAGATAACTACCCCTTTGGGCTGTTTGCAGTGGATCAGAAAGATGTGGTCAGGATACACGGTTCCTCCGGGACGAGCGGGAAACCAACTGTTGTGGGATATACGAAATCAGACATAGATAACTGGGCCACACTTGTTGCACGGGCGATTGTAGCTGCAGGTGGAAATAAAGGCGATGTGGTTCATAACGCCTATGGTTACGGCTTATTTACCGGCGGCCTTGGCCTTCACTATGGAGCAGAGAAACTCGGCTGTGTAACCGTTCCAATCTCCGGTGGAAATACAGGCCGTCAGATTACACTTATTCAGGATTTCAAACCAAAAGTAATTTGCGGTACTCCTTCCTACGTACTTAATATTGCGGAAAAAATGGAAGAAATGGGATTAAAGCCAGAAGACATAAGCTGTGAATACGGTATTTTTGGCGCTGAACCTTGGTCTGAAGAAATGCGCAAAACTCTTGAAGATAAACTTGGAATAAAAGCAGTTGATATATACGGCCTTAGCGAAGTAATGGGTCCTGGTGTCTCTATTGAATGCCATGAAGGACAGGATGGCCTGCACATAGCCGATGACCATTTTATTGTAGAAGTTATAGACCCGGAAACACTTCAGCCTGTACCAGAAGGACAGGACGGGGAGCTTGTTTTTACGAGTCTTACAAAGGAAGCGCTTCCAATCATCCGCTACCGTACCGGAGACATTGCTTCAGTTACAACTGAAAGATGTGTATGCGGCCGTACCACGACAAGGATGTCGAGAGTAAAAGGTAGAATTGATGATATGCTAATTATTCGCGGAGTAAACATATTTCCTTCTGAGATTGAACGGACTCTTTTGCAGGTAGACGCTCTCGTCCCGCATTACCAGATCCATTTAACAAAGAAAGGGTCCATGGATAATATTGAAATACACGTAGAAGTAAGCCAGGATGTTTATGACACACTTCCTGATGGAAACCTGAATGACCAGGCTGCAGTTCTTCTTAAAGGGAAAATCCAGCACATGATAAAATCAGAATGCCTGGTGTCTGCAGAAATTAAGCTTAATAAACCCAAGACCATTCCCCGTTCAGAAGGGAAAGCTGTGAGAATCATTGACAGACGTAGTGAGACGGTGCCAAGTTAACGTAAAAAGAGGTGCGCATGCACCTCTTTTTACTGGACTTTTTCCACAACGATCCGGTCTGCCTGACTTAAGTTTCTCCGGACTTCATTTAATATATTTTCTTCTTCTCTGTAAGCGCCAACTTGCTGCCCGTCCACTATTACCCTGTAAATATTTCCTTGCTCATTGCTTCTTGTCAGGTTAAAAGCTCTTTCCAGTCCGTTAACATGCCCTCTCGCCACTTTCTGACGCCAGGAGGGGTCTGCAATTTTTTCTGCATCTTCCGGGTGATCAATAAAACCGTTTTCTGTTAAAAGAGCAGACATTCTTGTTTCTCTTAACACGTGAAAGTTTGCTTTCTTTTTACCCCGGTTTCTCAGTTCGTTAACTTTCATAATTTCCTCATGCATGGTGTCCCGGTATCTTGCTGTTTGAGAGGTATCAGATAAACTGCTGTGAATAAAATCTTCATAACCCTGTGTGGAACCGTCAAAACCATTGATATGGATGGACAGAAAATAATCTGCTCCCCAGTTGTTAGCTTCATCTGTACGGGATTGTAAGCTCTTATCAATATCACTTGTTCTGCCCATCATTACTTCCACATTTTCATATTCTTCTTCTAATATATCTCGGATTCGCAGGGCAATATCAAGTGTAATATTCTTTTCTTCCATTCCATGGCCGGTAGCTCCAATGTTAGAACCACCATGTCCTGGATCGAGATAAATCTTTACCATCATCTCACCTCCATACTATCTTAATATTCATATGGAGGTGAGATGAAATGGACAAGGTGGCACTTATTTCAAAATGTGCTCACTCAAAAAGGTATCCTTTTACTCATTAGCATGGCGCAAAATTACATTTTTCTCTCCAAATGGAGGGAGATTATAAAGATTGTATTACAAACAAGTTATTTGTCCGAATGTATGTTACCATTATATGTACCTGTTCGGAAAGGAGGATATCATTAATGACCGAAATAAGTATATTTTTAGATGATATCCGTGAAGCACCTGAAGGATATATAGGTGTAGAAACAATCAGGGAATGTCAAATACTATTAAAACACTATCCTGTAGAACACCTATCTCTTGATCATGACCTTGTTAGTAAAATAGAAAATGGCACACAGCTCGTAGAAATAATGGTAAGGGAACAGCTATTTGCCAACAGAATTACTATACACTCCGCAAACTCTGTAGATGGGAAACACATGTACAGATATTTAAAGGATGCACAACTTCACCAAAATATGCCCCAATCAATAAAGATTCTTCTGCAACCTCTTCCCCTCTATTTTATCCCGCCACGTATTATTCAATTTTATGCTGACACGATATAAACGTAAATATTCATTGCAGAACAGAAAACCCCTTCTCGAGTATGAGAAGGAGCTGCGCTTAAGGCATCTTTTTTCCACGAGAAGCTGTATACAGGGTATACCATTCTTCCCTTGTCATAATTTCCGCCTGTTTAACTGCCTCAGCACAATTTTTTATCCTGCCTGGATTTACTGTTCCAATTACTGGCTGAACCTTCGCCGGATGACGCATCAGCCAGCCAAGCACAATTGCTTCTGCTGAAGTGCCCTTTTTCTCAGCTAATTCATTGACCGCTTTCTTTGTTGCCATGATTGCCTCAGTCGGATTTTTTGAATCCCGGCCGCTGTATAAACCATAAGCAAGGGGAGCCCAGGCCTGAAGCTGGATGTTTTCCAGTCTGCAATGCTCAATTATCCCATCAGAAAAATTCACAGAAGCCCCCTCTTTCTGGTTTACTAGTACTCCATGCTCGACCCAGTCCAGTCGGTTGAGACTCATCTCCAGCTGATTGACAATCAAAGGTTCATCACAATACGCCTGCAAAAGTTTAATTTGGGCTGCATTCATGTTGGATACTCCAAAGTGCTTTACCTTACCTGACTCTCTTAATTTTGAAAAAGCTGAAGCAACTTCTTCCGGTTCCATGAGTGGATCCGGCCGGTGGAGCAGTAAAATATCAAGATAATCCGTTTCAAGGCGTTCCAGAATACCATCCACAGATGACAGTATATGTTTTTCAGAAAAGTCATACCTGTTTGGAACCTCACCTTCTGAAAAACGAATTCCGCACTTACTCTGCAGAACTATTTTTTCTCTAAGGCCAGGGTCTTCCTTTAATAACCGGCCAAATACAGTTTCTGATCTTCCATGTTTATAAATGTCCGCATGGTCAAACATGGTGATATTGTTTTCAAGCGCAGCCTCGACAGCTTTTTGTGCTGTTATGTAATCCTCTTTAGTTAACTGATCGCCGTTCCATTCCCCACCTAACCCCATGCAGCCGTATACAAGACGGCTATTCGTAATTTCCCGTTTTTCCAATGGCATCATAGTCATTAGTAGCTCTCTCCTCCATATATTGATTTATTAATTTTAACACCTTTTTATTAAAGAAACTATTTTTGTCATGTACCCTTATCCATTCGTATTATTCCTTTTTTGTAAAAATTGAAGAATACACTTACAGAAGCAAAGCAGCCTGCAGTTTGAACGACTGCAGGCTGCTTCTAATTTTCATAATACTTATATATTATTATAAGGAAATAAAGAATTAAAATCACAATAAATTAAAAAAGACCATCAAATATGGTCTCAGTAAATTGTTATGTATTACTCTTATGGCGCGCCCTAGAGGACTTGAACCTCTGACCTACAGCTTCGGAGGCTGTCGCTCTATCCACCTGAGCTAAGGGCGCCAGGTAGTTTCAGGCTATAAATAAATGGTGCGGGTGAAGGGACTTGAACCCCCACGTCGTAAGACACTAGATCCTAAGTCTAGCGCGTCTGCCAATTCCGCCACACCCGCATTTATTAAATGGTGAGCCATGAAGGACTCGAACCTTCGACCCTCTGATTAAAAGTCAGATGCTCTACCAACTGAGCTAATGGCTCATGAAGTAATTCTAATATGATTATTCATGATGTTTACGGACGATGTGATGCTCTGTGGTCCTACCTGTTTCTTCCTCTGCCAGTATAGCTTCGTAGTGAATACGTCGAAACAACTCGATGCATTAGCGTGTAGTAACGCTCGTAACTGAGCTAATGGCTCATGAAGTAATTTAATGAGAAGTCTTCACGATTTTTTTCATATCTTCACGATTTTTTTCATAAAATATAAATTGGTTGCGGGGGACGGATTTGAACCATCGACCTTCGGGTTATGAGCCCGACGAGCTACCAGACTGCTCCACCCCGCGACGATATTAAGCTTACGGACGATGCCGTTTCAGGAAGCCTTTTTGACTGTCTCTTCCTCTGACAGTATCGCTTTGACGTGAATGCGTCGAGACAACTCGAAGTTTATTCGATGATGCGCTGCTCGTTGCTCCACCCCGCGACGATATTAAGCTTACGGACGATGTCGTTTCAAAGATGTTGTCCCTTCCTCTTCCGGCTTATGCTTCGAAGTGTATACGTCGGGACAAGTCGCAGCTTATTCGGAGAAGAATCGCTTCTTGCTCCACCCCGCGACAATATATAATTTAAGGAAATAATGGTGCTGGCCAGAGGACTTGAACCCCCAACCTACTGATTACAAGTCAGTTGCTCTACCAATTGAGCTAGGCCAGCATAATGGTGGAAGATGACGGGCTCGAACCGCCGACCCCCTGCTTGTAAGGCAGGTGCTCTCCCAACTGAGCTAATCTTCCAGTAATATGGTGACCCGTACGGGATTCGAACCCGTGTTACCGCCGTGAAAGGGCGGTGTCTTAACCACTTGACCAACGGGCCATAAGTTAGATGGCGGAGAGCGAGGGATTCGAACCCTCGAGACGGGTTTAAACCGCCTACACGATTTCCAATCGTGCTCCTTCGGCCACTCGGACAGCTCTCCTTATGGCATGAGTGAATAAAAATTATTCAAAAAGTATGGTGGAGCCTAGCGGGATCGAACCGCTGACCTCCTGCGTGCAAGGCAGGCGCTCTCCCAGCTGAGCTAAGGCCCCGTTAGAAACGGGACTAACATA
Protein-coding regions in this window:
- a CDS encoding stage VI sporulation protein F, yielding MGFDKVFKNIEKKSGVNMAEIFKLADSIKGANFKDEKTVREIIRKVGQIANKPVPKKKEDELVKAIISDPGKINMDTITKMMNKKK
- the paaI gene encoding hydroxyphenylacetyl-CoA thioesterase PaaI — translated: MDEKILEHFKRDKYAEWLGINIEKVDNGYAEVTMKVTGDMTNFHGSANGGAIFSLADVAFACASNSYGTTAVGITVTIHYLKAGAVGDRLRAIATEDNRSNKLGLYRMEVRNETDDLVALAEGMVYRTKQEF
- a CDS encoding TIGR04104 family putative zinc finger protein, which codes for MMKLPACWCCQYKFAWKELLFFLGPKKCPVCKEKQFVTAKKRLQAAWSSPVTVILMFIFLHLFSFPTAILLGVFVLIIGITLSPFCYEFTNEQEPLF
- a CDS encoding nitronate monooxygenase family protein produces the protein MNLYTELCKELEIKYPIIQAPMAGGITTPELVAAVSNAGGLGVLAAGYLTPEATRVEIRKIKKLTERPFAVNIFKAELADSDSRTAEVQEKYASVYEALGIRPGIGDFGSADYSKKQFQVLLEEEIPVLSTTFGLLSQEEFTVAKHNKQKVITMVTNVNEAIQAAKAGADIIVAQGSDAGGHRGTFQVSDTDGSLVGTMSLVPQVADAVELPVVAAGGIMDGRGLAASMVLGAAGVQLGTRFLHAAESGTDEAYKQALLEADEDSTTITKSFSGRPARAVKNEFTELHSGQNIKPLKYPGQNNVTGEIRKAAKKQGNKEYLSLWSGQGIRMIKEEQSAKEIINDIMEQAARIIYS
- a CDS encoding nitrate/nitrite transporter, which codes for MKGFQFHRGWLILGITVLNLFACLGLGRFSLGAILPFMREGLSLSYTEAGIIASAVFLGYLTGAISVGFLTNRFPTKKVILVSLIICAGGMGASAIVNHFFTAFLAFLVIGLGCGTGNVASLSVVGKWFSIKYRGFALGVTNSGSSFGMLISGFLVPMLMMINTGGWRISWGILAVLVVLIIIINHFFMVDEPHEIGLKPIGAERDPATGGEKKVAQPRSPLIENVYSSKLIYFIGITYFTWGFSYLIFSTFFVDFLITSVALEPTLAGQIFATAGIASIASGFLWGALSDKIGRMLTLFIIYFIQTCLLIAFTVTTQPFFLLLETILYSLTLWAVPTIMVAAVSDLTAARKTSMAIGFITLFFGIGQWISPMVTGVLVDYYNFTTAFYLSAAVCMTGSVGCMLLHLKIKSDKGAAASGLQVKES
- a CDS encoding DsbA family protein, with translation MGTVPLNQLVKEKNAEVEWKAFELRPEGMEPPKMPDGYYEQAKKNVQMMAEQYGLEMHWNDKSKHSRRALEGAKFAEKNGRAHEYHEAVFKAQFQQNKNINDIDTLAQIASDLGLDEEDFRQALESREYEQEVLADHEEAQQIGITAVPCFVSGNRGVMGAQPYEALVKLVEEN
- a CDS encoding NADP-dependent oxidoreductase; translation: MKAIVIDNYGGREQLKERNVEKPQIGEDQVLLEIHATSVNPIDWKMREGYLKEMFPFEFPIILGWDAAGVVAETGSNVSEFKTGDRVFTRPATTKNGTYAEFTAVDVDKLAKMPEKMSFEEASAIPLAGLTAYQCLVDLGKVQEGDKVLVHAGAGGVGIYALQIARSLGAYVATTASGKNEEFVRSLGADQVINYQNENFNEILQDFDFVLDSLGGEIQSKSYEVLKKDAKLISIVNPPDKEEAKKSGVTAGFHWLQENGAQLEELAELYNKGQLQPIVGSTFEFSEAGVQDAHELSETHHARGKIVIKVK
- a CDS encoding SDR family oxidoreductase → MKVLVVGANGQIGRHLVTLLQESEKHTVRAMVRKEEQAEEFKNQGVETALADLEGSVEDIANAAEGCDAVVFTAGSGGHTGPDKTLLIDLDGAGKTIEAAERAGVMRYVQVSAIQAHNRENWSDQIKPYFAAKHYADRMLELSRLTYTIVRPGGLTNDKGEGTIMAGENLERASIPREDVAETIFYTLDARNTFNKGFDLVSGDQPIGEAVRDI